The following are encoded together in the Janthinobacterium sp. Marseille genome:
- a CDS encoding LLM class flavin-dependent oxidoreductase, translating to MASPPRQMSIGMNILGLGGHGAAWRLAEVPSNSLVGVEYFQNIARISERGTLDAIFLADGPALNGNVGSNPVGGLEPTVLLTAVALATKYIGVIATASTTYNDPYNLARRIASLDHISGGRAAWNVVTTAGDIAAKNFGLTGAPLHEDRYGRAAEFLDIAIKLWDSWEDDAIINDWKNGVFADASKVHAIDHVGPHFSVKGPLNVRRSPQGRPVLVQAGSSEGGKSVGSRYADAIFTTQTTLPDGQAFYAEMRNRARAWGRDPDSLKIMPGLSTVIGSTEAEAHARCDELDSYQGELGLAGQIAARIGISVADLDLDAPLPWERIIDVRETQRDASTRALGGGSHGFFEAQINLAKRENLTVRQLSKRIRSGHRLAVGTPEQIADTLEEWFKSGAADGFNIMPDMFPSGAEIFVDEVVPILRRRGIFRTEYTGTTLRHHLGLSRPRSQYEAEEDCESLIAV from the coding sequence ATGGCATCGCCACCGCGTCAAATGAGCATAGGTATGAATATCCTCGGTCTGGGAGGGCATGGCGCTGCATGGCGTTTGGCCGAGGTGCCGAGCAACTCCCTGGTCGGGGTTGAGTACTTCCAGAATATTGCGCGTATTTCCGAGCGTGGCACGCTGGATGCGATCTTCCTTGCAGACGGCCCTGCACTGAATGGTAACGTCGGCTCCAATCCGGTCGGTGGACTGGAACCGACCGTTTTGTTGACGGCGGTTGCACTTGCTACCAAATACATAGGCGTTATCGCCACCGCTTCCACTACCTATAACGATCCCTACAATCTGGCACGTCGCATTGCTTCGCTTGATCACATCAGTGGCGGTCGTGCCGCATGGAATGTGGTGACGACGGCAGGCGATATTGCCGCCAAGAATTTTGGCCTGACCGGTGCTCCCTTGCACGAAGATCGGTATGGACGTGCTGCGGAATTCCTCGATATCGCCATCAAGCTGTGGGATAGCTGGGAAGACGATGCGATCATCAATGACTGGAAGAATGGCGTGTTCGCAGATGCAAGCAAAGTGCATGCGATTGACCACGTCGGCCCGCATTTTTCGGTCAAAGGCCCGTTGAATGTACGACGTTCGCCGCAGGGACGTCCGGTGTTGGTGCAAGCCGGCTCATCGGAGGGCGGCAAGTCGGTTGGTTCGCGTTATGCCGATGCGATCTTCACTACGCAAACTACCTTGCCGGATGGCCAGGCCTTCTATGCAGAGATGCGCAATCGTGCACGGGCATGGGGGCGCGATCCGGATTCCCTGAAAATCATGCCGGGCCTTTCGACCGTGATCGGTAGCACCGAAGCGGAAGCGCATGCACGTTGCGATGAGCTGGATAGCTACCAGGGCGAACTCGGCCTGGCCGGACAAATTGCTGCGCGCATTGGTATTTCGGTCGCCGATCTTGATCTCGATGCGCCACTGCCGTGGGAGCGCATTATCGATGTGCGTGAAACACAAAGGGATGCGAGTACTCGCGCGCTCGGTGGCGGCTCTCATGGCTTCTTCGAGGCACAGATCAATCTGGCAAAACGTGAAAACCTCACGGTACGCCAGCTATCCAAACGCATACGCAGCGGCCACCGTCTCGCGGTCGGTACGCCGGAGCAAATCGCCGACACACTGGAAGAGTGGTTCAAGTCCGGTGCGGCAGACGGATTCAACATCATGCCGGACATGTTCCCTTCCGGTGCCGAGATATTCGTCGATGAAGTCGTACCCATCCTGCGCCGCCGCGGCATCTTCCGTACCGAATATACCGGTACCACCTTGCGTCATCACCTCGGCCTGTCACGGCCAAGAAGCCAGTACGAAGCGGAAGAAGACTGTGAAAGCCTGATCGCAGTCTGA
- a CDS encoding ABC transporter ATP-binding protein, with translation MSATQTKKTIDLNAEARGEEIFARYDSQVVSRLWAYIRPHRWALVAVVLTVALFTIVQVLIPVTVRYAVDSAVGNSRYAFNTILAVFASLIVLNAVSNFFQEWVAARLAQRVIFDLRRAMFNHLQHVSLSILDQTQVGRLMSRLQGDVNSLQEFMETSVSAVGDFFLLLGIVAVLLLMDVKLGLLTLCVLPMMFLVRKIWLPWARKAFTRAREASSSVNAALAENINGIRTVQENRREIVNFARYDVRAIENLQAQIGSSRASQVMMPTVDTLTGLAMAIVVVVGGSQVVSGQLDVGVMVAFIFCVQRFFDPIRTLTMQYTVMQRAMASGHRIFEVLDIEVTLSDKKDAQALADVPPAIEFNHVTFGYRPDQPVLHDLNLHIQPYQTVALVGPTGSGKTSIAALIHRFYDVWDGEVKVGGQDVRDLTLDSLGQCVGMVLQEPFLFSGTIADNMRYGLQWATREQVIEAAKAVRAHDFIMRLPDGYDTMLGQRGRNLSIGQRQLLSFARALLAKPKILILDEATANIDSFTELEIQRALNVLRKGRTTIIIAHRLATIRDADVIVVLQKGRIVEKGSHDELLKNKGLYAKLHASSNESFDDFVEAEGERVANS, from the coding sequence TTGAGCGCAACACAAACAAAAAAAACAATAGACCTGAATGCAGAAGCCCGTGGTGAAGAAATATTTGCGCGTTATGACAGCCAGGTAGTTAGCCGCTTGTGGGCATATATCCGCCCGCATCGCTGGGCGCTTGTGGCGGTAGTGTTGACCGTTGCGCTGTTCACGATAGTACAGGTCCTGATCCCGGTGACGGTGCGTTACGCGGTTGATAGTGCGGTGGGAAATTCCCGCTACGCTTTCAATACTATCCTGGCGGTATTCGCATCACTCATTGTCCTGAATGCCGTCTCGAACTTCTTCCAGGAATGGGTGGCGGCGCGTCTGGCACAAAGGGTGATTTTCGATCTGCGCCGTGCGATGTTCAATCATTTGCAGCATGTATCCCTGTCTATCCTTGACCAGACCCAGGTCGGACGCCTGATGTCGCGCCTGCAGGGGGACGTCAATTCGCTACAGGAATTCATGGAAACATCAGTGTCAGCTGTCGGTGATTTTTTCCTGCTGCTCGGTATCGTCGCGGTACTGCTATTGATGGACGTCAAACTTGGTTTATTAACGCTCTGCGTATTACCGATGATGTTTTTGGTGCGCAAGATATGGTTGCCCTGGGCGCGCAAGGCATTTACCCGCGCACGTGAGGCATCGTCCAGTGTCAATGCTGCTTTGGCGGAGAACATCAACGGCATACGCACTGTGCAAGAGAATCGCCGCGAGATCGTCAACTTCGCACGCTATGATGTGCGTGCCATTGAAAACCTGCAGGCGCAGATCGGCTCTTCGCGTGCATCGCAAGTCATGATGCCTACGGTCGATACCCTGACCGGCCTGGCAATGGCAATCGTGGTGGTGGTTGGCGGCTCGCAGGTCGTCTCCGGGCAACTCGATGTCGGTGTCATGGTTGCTTTCATCTTTTGCGTGCAACGCTTCTTTGATCCGATCCGTACCCTGACGATGCAGTACACGGTTATGCAGCGTGCGATGGCGTCAGGACACAGGATTTTTGAGGTGCTGGACATTGAAGTGACACTGAGTGACAAGAAAGATGCACAGGCATTGGCAGATGTGCCGCCGGCGATTGAATTCAATCATGTGACTTTCGGATATCGTCCTGATCAACCGGTACTGCATGATTTAAATTTGCATATCCAGCCGTATCAAACGGTGGCCCTGGTTGGTCCTACCGGATCCGGCAAGACCAGTATCGCGGCTCTTATCCATCGCTTCTATGATGTATGGGATGGTGAGGTAAAAGTTGGTGGGCAGGATGTACGTGACCTGACGCTGGATTCGCTCGGCCAATGCGTAGGCATGGTATTGCAGGAGCCCTTCCTCTTCAGCGGCACGATTGCCGACAATATGCGCTACGGCTTGCAATGGGCGACCCGCGAACAAGTGATAGAGGCGGCGAAGGCAGTACGTGCGCATGACTTCATCATGCGCTTGCCGGATGGCTATGACACCATGCTGGGCCAGCGTGGCCGCAACCTGTCTATCGGGCAGCGCCAGCTACTGAGCTTCGCGCGTGCCTTGTTGGCGAAACCGAAGATCCTGATCCTCGATGAAGCAACCGCCAACATAGACAGTTTTACCGAGCTGGAAATCCAGCGGGCCTTGAATGTGCTGCGCAAGGGACGCACCACCATCATTATTGCGCATCGCCTCGCGACGATACGTGATGCAGATGTGATTGTGGTCTTGCAGAAGGGGCGTATCGTCGAAAAAGGTTCGCACGATGAATTGCTGAAGAACAAAGGTTTGTACGCGAAGCTACATGCCAGCAGCAATGAATCGTTTGATGATTTCGTTGAAGCTGAAGGTGAGCGCGTAGCGAATAGCTAA
- a CDS encoding YeeE/YedE family protein, translating to MADLALPPLRRLLPSVLVLAAAVWFSHTLGSIAEGGRELALSALFGIAFGIFLQRSRFCFFCVSRDFIERRDARGLLGIIAALVIGILGYHLVFGAFMPTPTIGRLPPQAHIGPVSWILAAGAISFGFGMAIAGSCISAHLYRLGEGSTVSPFALLGALLGFVLGFLSWNKFYLSGIQEAPVIWLPHHFGYAGSAALQLTVLAALAIWLWRGHKTQEAGPGSKWERRWPAYVGGLLIGFLGVLAYFRIAPLGVTAELGSIARTAADQLHWLPSRLEGIDTFSGCATVIKETLWSKNGVFVISLILGSLAAALSAGDFKPRRPKLPEIGRAFIGGVLMGWGSLIALGCTVGTLLSGIMAGAASGWVFALFLFGGLWLGWQLRVKLQWK from the coding sequence TTGGCTGATCTGGCATTGCCGCCGCTCCGGCGGCTTTTGCCATCTGTCCTTGTCCTGGCGGCAGCAGTCTGGTTTTCCCATACCCTCGGCAGCATCGCCGAGGGTGGCCGCGAACTGGCACTGTCTGCCCTCTTTGGCATTGCATTTGGCATCTTCCTGCAGCGTTCGCGCTTTTGTTTCTTTTGCGTCAGTCGTGACTTCATTGAACGACGCGATGCCCGCGGTTTGCTGGGCATCATCGCCGCACTCGTGATTGGCATACTCGGTTATCACCTGGTCTTCGGCGCCTTCATGCCGACCCCAACTATTGGTCGTCTTCCACCACAAGCACATATAGGACCTGTCAGCTGGATACTGGCGGCGGGTGCAATCAGCTTCGGCTTTGGCATGGCAATCGCAGGCTCATGCATCAGTGCACATCTGTATCGTCTCGGCGAAGGTTCTACTGTCTCGCCGTTTGCCTTGCTGGGCGCTTTGCTTGGTTTCGTGCTCGGCTTTCTAAGCTGGAACAAGTTCTATCTTTCCGGCATACAGGAAGCGCCTGTAATCTGGCTGCCACATCATTTCGGCTATGCCGGCTCGGCAGCATTGCAACTCACGGTATTAGCTGCGCTGGCGATCTGGCTCTGGCGTGGACATAAAACACAAGAAGCTGGTCCCGGTAGCAAATGGGAAAGACGCTGGCCGGCATATGTCGGCGGCTTGCTGATCGGCTTTCTCGGTGTACTGGCTTATTTCCGCATTGCGCCACTGGGCGTCACTGCCGAACTCGGCAGCATCGCCCGCACCGCAGCGGATCAGCTGCACTGGCTGCCAAGCCGACTGGAAGGCATAGATACCTTCTCCGGCTGCGCCACTGTCATCAAGGAAACCCTGTGGTCGAAAAACGGTGTCTTCGTCATCAGCCTCATCCTCGGTTCACTGGCAGCGGCACTCTCTGCCGGTGACTTCAAACCGCGTCGCCCCAAACTCCCTGAAATCGGCCGTGCTTTTATCGGCGGTGTCTTGATGGGCTGGGGTTCCCTGATCGCGCTGGGTTGCACGGTCGGTACGCTACTGTCCGGCATCATGGCAGGTGCTGCATCAGGCTGGGTGTTTGCGCTCTTCCTGTTTGGCGGGCTGTGGCTGGGCTGGCAGCTGCGGGTAAAGTTGCAGTGGAAATAA
- a CDS encoding CysB family HTH-type transcriptional regulator: protein MNFQQLRFVREAIRNNLNLTEVAAVLYTSQSGVSKQIKDLEDELGIDLFVRSGKRLTSVTRAGDGAVEIVKRILLETENLRRYASQYSGVDTGQLIIAATHTQARYTLPRVVEQFNNEFPKVKLELHQGTPNQVAAMISNGEADIGIASEVLDQSPDILAYPCFSWNHQVIVPLGHPLTKKAPVTLEDIAQYPLITYNPQFTGRKCVDAAFSQAGLVPDFRLTAMDADVIKTYVERGLGVGIVAEMALDGIEKIGLTVLETEGTLFGSCTTLVAVRNGTFLPSFAYRFLETFAPNLRLEDLKSA, encoded by the coding sequence ATGAATTTTCAGCAATTACGATTTGTACGCGAAGCGATACGCAACAATCTCAACCTCACCGAGGTTGCGGCAGTGCTATACACATCGCAATCCGGCGTAAGCAAGCAGATCAAGGATCTGGAAGATGAACTTGGAATTGATCTCTTTGTCCGTTCTGGCAAGAGGCTTACATCTGTCACGCGCGCCGGCGACGGTGCAGTGGAAATCGTCAAACGCATATTGCTGGAAACAGAAAACCTGCGTCGCTATGCCAGCCAGTACTCGGGGGTCGACACGGGCCAGCTGATCATCGCCGCCACGCATACGCAAGCACGCTACACACTGCCGCGCGTGGTTGAACAATTCAACAATGAATTCCCCAAGGTAAAACTGGAACTGCATCAGGGCACGCCGAACCAGGTTGCCGCCATGATCAGCAATGGTGAAGCAGATATCGGCATCGCCAGTGAAGTACTGGACCAATCACCGGACATCCTGGCCTACCCATGCTTTTCATGGAATCACCAGGTCATTGTTCCGCTCGGTCATCCGCTGACCAAGAAAGCACCGGTCACACTGGAAGACATCGCGCAGTACCCATTAATTACCTATAACCCCCAATTCACCGGACGTAAATGCGTGGATGCAGCGTTTAGCCAGGCCGGCCTGGTACCCGACTTCCGTCTCACCGCGATGGATGCGGATGTGATCAAAACGTATGTCGAGCGCGGCCTCGGTGTCGGCATCGTGGCCGAGATGGCGCTGGACGGCATAGAGAAAATCGGCCTGACCGTACTCGAAACGGAAGGTACCCTGTTCGGTTCATGCACCACCCTGGTTGCCGTCAGGAACGGCACTTTCCTGCCTTCGTTTGCCTATCGCTTCCTCGAAACCTTTGCACCAAATCTGCGGCTGGAAGATTTAAAGAGTGCCTGA
- a CDS encoding ABC transporter permease → MSTGSTVQLEAPDFGAALEPSIARNAGFPLRLADWRKLRPGLVLAALFVLFLIVATLQPSLLTSNDPLAASAREAFRAPSAAHWLGTDENGRDVWTRLIYGVQPSLLMGLAATAIGLSIGIAVGLFAGLGHRIIDNFLMRLIDVLLAFPDLLLALVIITFWGQGLVNAVIAVGVASVPRYARMVRAQTHIVRNAQYVEAAVTLGLRRSTVIIRHVLPNAIKPILILATIGIGGKIAAGAALSFLGFGAPPPSPEWGSMLSVGRNFLSNAWWLVAAPGVAVTLTVVSITALGRELLLRSEGKRA, encoded by the coding sequence ATGAGTACTGGATCAACCGTTCAACTGGAAGCGCCCGATTTCGGCGCGGCGCTCGAGCCATCGATTGCGCGCAATGCGGGCTTTCCCTTGCGCCTGGCAGATTGGCGCAAATTGCGTCCGGGCCTGGTGCTGGCCGCGCTTTTCGTCCTGTTCCTGATTGTGGCAACGCTGCAACCATCCTTGCTGACATCGAATGATCCGCTTGCTGCTTCCGCACGTGAAGCTTTCCGTGCGCCGAGTGCTGCGCATTGGCTGGGTACTGATGAAAACGGACGTGATGTCTGGACCCGCCTGATCTATGGCGTACAGCCATCGCTGCTGATGGGTTTGGCGGCGACTGCCATTGGTTTGAGCATCGGTATCGCAGTCGGCCTGTTTGCCGGCCTCGGCCATCGCATTATCGATAATTTCCTGATGCGCCTGATTGATGTCTTGCTGGCTTTCCCTGATCTCCTGCTTGCACTTGTAATCATTACGTTTTGGGGACAAGGGCTGGTGAATGCAGTGATCGCGGTTGGTGTGGCCAGCGTGCCGCGTTATGCGCGCATGGTGCGGGCACAAACACATATCGTACGGAATGCGCAGTATGTGGAAGCTGCTGTCACCCTGGGCTTGCGACGTTCCACCGTGATAATCCGTCATGTTTTGCCGAATGCCATCAAGCCTATCCTGATCCTGGCAACAATCGGTATTGGCGGCAAGATTGCTGCCGGTGCTGCGCTTAGCTTCCTCGGCTTCGGTGCACCGCCACCTTCACCCGAATGGGGTTCGATGTTGTCGGTAGGACGCAACTTCCTGTCGAACGCCTGGTGGCTGGTTGCAGCGCCGGGTGTCGCAGTTACCTTAACTGTTGTATCGATTACCGCATTGGGACGTGAACTCTTGCTGCGCAGCGAAGGCAAGCGCGCATGA
- a CDS encoding ABC transporter ATP-binding protein, whose protein sequence is MTIQADQARRPLVEVENLHVRFGHGGPAVIKGISFALHRGECLALVGESGSGKSVTSRTLVGLTGHRSSLQADRLSFDGDDLRRFNERTWRDIRGRRIGFVMQDALGSLDPLRTVGAEVAEPLKLHAKLTKQEREEKVIALLHSVGIPQPESRLMQYPHQLSGGLRQRALIASAIACNPELLIADEPTTALDAAVQAQVLDLLESLRTPDKAMLVVSHDFAVVSRLADRVAVMWHGEIVEQGPLDAILHDPQHPYTKSLLSAVSSVQKRGPVRQKIAVTEDGHLATLPSELPPGVINNNPIVVEVNNLTKVFFGPDGSRRVAVSEVSFALRKGETVGIVGESGSGKTTLTRMVLGLETPNVGNVRLRDQVWSDLSDAQQRAERKRIQVVFQDPLASFDPRYTVERVLFEALGVAGYTDTEKTRARAIELLHLVRLDQSYLQRRPIELSGGQRQRIAIARALAPEPEVLICDEPVSALDVSVQAQILDLLIDLKDRLGLSCLFISHDLGVIYRVSDRILVMKDGIVVESGGVREVFENPQHIYTQTLLSAIPQLGIKKRVAESFDIGSGESEKEGELDAA, encoded by the coding sequence ATGACGATACAGGCAGATCAGGCGCGCCGTCCCTTGGTGGAAGTGGAAAACCTGCATGTCCGGTTCGGGCATGGCGGTCCCGCCGTTATCAAAGGTATTTCATTTGCCTTGCACCGGGGCGAATGCCTGGCGCTGGTTGGTGAATCCGGCTCCGGCAAAAGCGTTACCTCACGCACACTGGTTGGCCTGACCGGACACCGCAGCAGCTTGCAGGCAGATCGCCTGAGTTTTGATGGCGATGACCTGCGACGCTTTAATGAGCGGACCTGGCGTGATATACGCGGCCGCCGCATAGGTTTCGTTATGCAGGATGCGCTTGGTTCCCTCGATCCCTTGCGTACTGTGGGTGCCGAAGTGGCCGAACCGCTCAAGCTGCATGCGAAGTTGACGAAGCAGGAACGCGAAGAAAAAGTAATTGCCCTGCTGCATTCCGTCGGCATTCCACAACCGGAATCCCGTTTGATGCAGTATCCGCATCAGTTGTCCGGCGGCTTGCGCCAGCGTGCCTTGATTGCATCGGCGATTGCGTGCAACCCCGAATTGCTGATCGCCGATGAACCGACCACCGCCCTGGATGCGGCGGTGCAGGCACAAGTACTGGACTTGCTGGAATCGCTGCGTACACCGGATAAGGCGATGCTGGTCGTGAGCCACGATTTTGCCGTGGTATCCCGCTTGGCCGATCGCGTAGCCGTGATGTGGCATGGTGAGATTGTCGAGCAGGGGCCTTTGGATGCCATCCTGCACGATCCGCAACATCCATATACCAAATCGTTGTTGTCAGCTGTTTCATCGGTACAAAAACGTGGCCCGGTACGACAAAAAATTGCCGTGACCGAAGATGGCCATCTCGCGACCTTGCCGAGCGAATTGCCGCCGGGTGTGATCAACAACAATCCTATCGTGGTTGAGGTGAATAACCTGACCAAGGTCTTCTTCGGCCCGGATGGTTCGCGCCGAGTCGCCGTATCCGAAGTGTCGTTTGCCTTGCGCAAGGGTGAGACGGTCGGCATCGTCGGTGAATCGGGATCGGGCAAAACTACGTTGACACGCATGGTGCTGGGCCTGGAAACGCCGAATGTCGGGAATGTCCGTTTGCGTGACCAGGTATGGAGCGATCTCAGTGATGCGCAACAACGCGCGGAACGCAAACGCATCCAGGTGGTATTCCAGGATCCGCTCGCTTCCTTCGATCCGCGCTACACAGTGGAGCGCGTGTTGTTCGAGGCACTGGGTGTCGCCGGTTACACCGATACTGAAAAGACCCGTGCACGTGCCATCGAGCTGCTGCACCTGGTACGCCTGGACCAAAGCTATCTGCAGCGTCGTCCGATTGAATTATCCGGCGGCCAACGCCAACGCATTGCCATCGCACGCGCCCTGGCTCCTGAACCGGAAGTGCTGATTTGCGACGAGCCGGTCTCGGCGCTCGATGTATCAGTGCAGGCACAAATCCTTGATTTGTTGATCGACCTGAAAGATCGCCTTGGCTTGTCCTGTCTCTTCATCTCGCATGACCTCGGCGTCATTTATCGCGTCAGTGACCGCATCCTGGTGATGAAGGACGGCATCGTCGTCGAGTCCGGCGGGGTACGCGAGGTCTTTGAAAATCCGCAACACATTTATACGCAAACGCTGCTTAGCGCCATCCCGCAATTGGGAATAAAGAAACGCGTAGCTGAATCATTTGATATCGGGAGTGGGGAAAGTGAAAAAGAAGGTGAACTCGATGCAGCATGA
- a CDS encoding sulfurtransferase, with protein sequence MKIIKSLLIAGSLLLGSAHAAPGDFLVSTDWLEKNINNPKLRLIEVSVNPGVFERAHIPGAVNFEWHTDLVDTVRRDIASQQNFEKLLRNAGINNDSTVVLYGDTNNWFAAWGAWVFDIYGVKDVKLLDGGRKKWETENRPLVAVTKVPAAGNIKISAANPALRARLSDVVASAEKKSNVALVDIRSADEYSGKIFAPAGVQELAIRAGHIPGAANVPWGQAVAADGTFKSVDELKKIYAAAGIDGSKPIITYCRIGERSSHTWFALKKLLGYDVRNYDGSWTEYGNAVGVPVVNLAGTVWGGK encoded by the coding sequence ATGAAGATCATCAAGTCCCTGCTCATCGCAGGCAGTCTGTTGCTGGGTAGCGCACATGCCGCGCCAGGCGACTTCCTGGTCAGCACCGACTGGCTGGAAAAAAACATCAACAATCCAAAATTGCGCCTGATCGAAGTCAGCGTTAATCCAGGCGTATTCGAACGCGCGCATATTCCAGGTGCGGTCAATTTCGAATGGCATACTGATCTGGTAGATACAGTACGTCGCGACATCGCCAGCCAGCAAAACTTTGAAAAACTGTTGCGCAATGCCGGTATCAACAACGACAGTACCGTCGTCCTCTATGGCGATACCAATAACTGGTTCGCTGCATGGGGCGCATGGGTATTTGATATCTACGGCGTGAAAGACGTCAAACTGCTGGATGGCGGCCGCAAGAAGTGGGAAACAGAAAATCGTCCATTGGTCGCAGTGACCAAAGTACCTGCAGCCGGCAATATTAAAATCAGCGCAGCCAATCCTGCTTTGCGCGCTCGCCTGAGTGATGTCGTCGCATCGGCTGAAAAGAAAAGCAATGTGGCATTGGTCGACATCCGCTCGGCTGATGAATACAGCGGCAAGATCTTTGCACCTGCAGGTGTACAGGAACTGGCGATCCGCGCCGGCCACATCCCGGGCGCAGCCAATGTGCCATGGGGCCAGGCAGTTGCTGCAGACGGTACATTCAAATCCGTCGATGAACTGAAAAAGATCTATGCTGCAGCCGGCATCGATGGCAGCAAACCAATCATCACCTACTGCCGCATTGGCGAACGTTCGAGCCACACCTGGTTCGCGCTGAAAAAATTGCTGGGCTATGACGTCCGCAACTACGATGGTTCCTGGACCGAATACGGCAACGCAGTCGGCGTACCGGTGGTCAATCTGGCCGGCACGGTATGGGGCGGAAAATAA
- a CDS encoding ABC transporter ATP-binding protein — protein sequence MSISSAPSVDDSDASSVTKPANTATSKTRKPIPKVLPHHSEEIDVQAMPQVLGRLTRLAVRYPWHCTFAILAALGAAVFNLLMPLLLGHAVDQAGHLLVNARLGADVVRNALLVTGGLIVLVCAVRGILTGLQGYLGETLAQKVGYDLRMAFYEKLQRLSFSYHDKIHTGDLIARGMLDLEGVRAFLEFGVLRIITLTLLLGVGSWRLLSIDVTLGLLALSFVPFVAWNAARTGLRLRVSWQRLQKMMSEMTLNMEENLQGVRVVRAFTSRLHEMSKFDKISDVALRLSNQRITERMGNMSAMVLAYYTSMALVLWVGGQRVASGALTVGSLTEFLTFITILQQPLRQIGMIVNASARATGSGARLFEVLDTDPEIKDAENAHDLKIDKGLLRFESVSFAYGHGPNDRTVLKDISFEVRKGEVLGIVGAPGSGKSTLAHLIPRFYEVSGGRITIDGQDLRALSLSSLRSAVSLVQQENFLFDTSVHNNVAYPEPQAGEERVIEAASVAQIHEHVEQLPKGYTTRVGERGVALSGGQRQRMTIARGLLDQPSILVLDDSTAAIDPATEQRVRAALQSSLKDTATIIIAHRLSSLKHADQIIVLDEGRIVERGTHAELIAAGGRYAELWSLQNRGAQEGLAGSTVSTAASKTNNNVEFAS from the coding sequence ATGAGTATTTCCTCCGCTCCTTCTGTTGACGACAGTGACGCCTCATCTGTCACCAAGCCTGCAAACACCGCAACAAGTAAAACAAGGAAACCCATACCCAAGGTCTTGCCGCATCACTCGGAAGAGATCGATGTGCAGGCGATGCCGCAGGTACTTGGACGCCTGACCCGGCTGGCGGTGCGTTATCCGTGGCATTGCACCTTCGCCATCCTGGCTGCGCTGGGTGCCGCCGTGTTCAATTTGCTGATGCCGCTCCTGCTTGGGCATGCGGTGGATCAGGCTGGTCACTTGCTGGTGAATGCCCGGCTGGGCGCTGATGTCGTGCGCAACGCTTTGCTGGTCACGGGTGGTTTGATCGTACTGGTCTGCGCCGTGCGCGGCATACTGACTGGACTACAAGGTTACCTGGGTGAGACGCTGGCGCAAAAAGTCGGCTACGACTTGCGCATGGCTTTCTATGAAAAGTTGCAACGACTCAGCTTCAGCTACCACGACAAGATACATACCGGCGACTTGATCGCGCGCGGCATGCTGGATCTGGAGGGCGTACGTGCCTTCCTTGAGTTCGGTGTCTTGCGCATCATTACTTTGACGCTGCTGTTGGGTGTGGGTTCATGGCGCCTGCTGAGCATAGACGTCACGCTGGGTTTGCTGGCATTAAGTTTCGTTCCGTTCGTCGCGTGGAATGCCGCGCGTACCGGTTTGCGCCTGCGTGTGAGCTGGCAGCGGCTGCAAAAGATGATGTCCGAGATGACGCTGAATATGGAAGAGAACCTGCAAGGTGTCCGCGTGGTACGTGCCTTCACTTCGCGCCTGCATGAGATGAGCAAGTTCGACAAGATTTCGGACGTCGCCTTGCGCCTGTCAAACCAACGCATCACCGAGCGCATGGGCAATATGAGCGCGATGGTACTGGCTTACTACACTTCGATGGCCCTGGTCTTGTGGGTCGGCGGGCAGCGTGTTGCCAGCGGTGCCTTGACAGTGGGTTCGCTGACGGAGTTCCTGACCTTTATTACCATCCTGCAGCAACCCTTGCGCCAGATCGGCATGATCGTCAACGCCAGCGCACGCGCCACCGGTTCCGGGGCACGCCTGTTTGAAGTACTGGATACCGATCCAGAGATCAAGGATGCAGAAAATGCACATGATTTAAAAATAGATAAGGGTTTGCTGCGCTTCGAATCTGTCAGCTTTGCCTACGGTCACGGGCCAAACGACAGAACCGTATTGAAGGACATCAGCTTTGAAGTGAGAAAAGGGGAAGTCCTGGGCATCGTCGGTGCACCCGGTAGTGGCAAGTCCACGCTGGCACACCTGATCCCACGTTTCTACGAAGTGAGTGGGGGGCGCATCACGATAGATGGACAGGATCTGCGTGCGCTTAGTTTGTCTTCGCTGCGTAGCGCGGTCAGCCTGGTACAGCAGGAAAACTTCCTGTTCGATACCTCGGTACATAACAATGTTGCCTACCCTGAGCCACAAGCTGGCGAAGAGCGTGTGATCGAGGCGGCATCCGTGGCGCAGATACATGAACATGTGGAGCAATTACCGAAAGGCTATACCACGCGTGTCGGCGAACGTGGCGTCGCTTTGTCCGGCGGGCAGCGTCAACGCATGACAATTGCGCGTGGCTTGCTGGATCAACCATCCATCCTGGTACTGGATGATTCGACCGCGGCGATTGATCCCGCGACCGAACAACGGGTACGGGCGGCACTGCAGTCTTCGCTGAAAGATACGGCGACCATCATCATTGCGCACCGACTGAGTTCGCTCAAGCATGCGGATCAAATCATCGTACTGGATGAAGGTCGTATCGTTGAGCGTGGTACGCATGCCGAACTGATCGCTGCCGGAGGGCGTTATGCCGAACTGTGGAGTTTGCAGAATCGTGGTGCGCAGGAAGGCCTGGCTGGAAGCACAGTGTCCACCGCAGCAAGCAAAACCAATAACAATGTGGAGTTCGCATCTTGA